The Planococcus donghaensis genome contains a region encoding:
- the gap gene encoding type I glyceraldehyde-3-phosphate dehydrogenase yields the protein MTLKLAINGFGRIGRIVFRQALTNDEVEVVAVNDLTDAKMLAHLLKYDSVHGILDAEVSVDGDNIVVNGKTIRVFSEKDPANLPWGEHGVDIVVESTGFFTDPASASKHIEAGAKKVIVSAPGKGGMKTLVMGVNHESYDPAEHDVISNASCTTNGLAGMAKVLNERFGIKHAMMTTIHSYTNDQILLDSPHSDFRRARAAAESMIPTTTGAALAVAKVLPELEGKIDGMAIRVPTPNVSLIDLVAHLEKDVTVEDVNNALKEAAENELKGLMDYSDLPLVSRDYNGNTASATIDGQSTMMVGDNMVKVLSWYDNESGYSSRCVDLALHMYKTGL from the coding sequence ATGACTTTAAAATTAGCAATTAACGGATTTGGACGTATTGGACGTATTGTATTTCGTCAAGCTTTAACAAATGACGAAGTAGAAGTGGTAGCAGTAAATGATTTAACAGATGCAAAAATGCTTGCACATCTTTTGAAATACGATTCAGTTCACGGAATTTTAGATGCTGAAGTTTCAGTTGACGGAGACAACATTGTCGTTAACGGCAAAACAATCCGCGTATTTTCTGAAAAAGATCCAGCAAACCTTCCTTGGGGCGAGCACGGCGTAGACATCGTTGTTGAATCTACTGGATTCTTCACTGATCCTGCTTCTGCTTCTAAACACATCGAAGCTGGCGCGAAAAAAGTTATCGTATCTGCTCCTGGTAAAGGCGGCATGAAGACACTTGTTATGGGTGTAAACCATGAATCTTATGACCCAGCAGAACATGATGTTATTTCAAACGCTTCATGTACTACAAACGGACTTGCAGGAATGGCAAAAGTATTGAATGAACGTTTTGGCATCAAGCACGCTATGATGACAACAATTCATTCTTATACAAATGACCAAATTCTTTTAGACTCTCCGCACAGTGACTTCCGTCGTGCACGTGCAGCTGCAGAATCAATGATTCCGACAACAACTGGAGCAGCTTTAGCAGTTGCAAAAGTATTGCCTGAATTAGAAGGCAAAATTGATGGGATGGCAATCCGCGTTCCAACACCAAACGTTTCTCTTATCGATTTAGTTGCTCACCTTGAAAAAGATGTAACTGTCGAAGACGTAAACAATGCGTTAAAAGAAGCAGCAGAAAACGAATTAAAAGGGTTAATGGATTACAGCGATCTACCGCTTGTTTCTAGAGACTATAACGGCAACACAGCATCAGCTACAATCGATGGCCAGTCTACAATGATGGTTGGCGATAACATGGTTAAAGTTCTTTCTTGGTACGATAACGAGTCTGGTTACTCTAGCCGTTGTGTTGACCTTGCGCTTCATATGTATAAAACGGGATTGTAA
- a CDS encoding phosphoglycerate kinase, producing the protein MQQKMTMKDLDLKGKRVFCRVDFNVPMSEGKVTDDTRIRAAVPTIEYLVEQGAKVILASHLGRPKGEVNEEMRLAATGVRLGELLHKEVKSLNESIGEEVEKEISSMQEGDIVLLENVRFHAGEEKNDEELSKAFASLADVFVNDAFGAAHRAHASTAGIASHLPAVSGLLLEKELDVLGKALSEPDRPFTAIIGGAKVKDKIGVIDHLLDKVDNLIIGGGLSYTFIKAQGYEIGDSLVEEDKLDLANSFIEKAKQKGVKFYLPVDATVANEFSKDAETKSVKITEIPADWMGLDIGPETVALYSDVIKNSKLIIWNGPMGVFEMPAFENGTKSVAKAMAETSGYTVIGGGDSAAAVEKFDVAEKMDHISTGGGASLEFMEGKDLPGVSALTDK; encoded by the coding sequence ATGCAGCAGAAAATGACCATGAAAGATTTGGATTTAAAAGGGAAACGCGTATTTTGCCGAGTCGATTTCAACGTACCGATGTCAGAAGGTAAAGTCACGGATGATACAAGAATTCGTGCAGCTGTGCCAACAATCGAATACTTAGTCGAACAAGGTGCAAAAGTAATTTTGGCTAGCCATTTAGGTCGTCCAAAAGGTGAAGTCAATGAAGAAATGAGACTTGCTGCGACAGGCGTCCGTTTAGGCGAATTGTTACATAAAGAAGTGAAAAGCCTAAACGAATCGATTGGTGAAGAAGTTGAAAAAGAAATTTCATCGATGCAAGAAGGCGACATTGTTTTACTTGAAAATGTTCGTTTCCATGCAGGCGAAGAAAAAAATGACGAAGAGCTTTCAAAAGCATTTGCATCGTTAGCAGATGTATTTGTTAATGACGCATTTGGTGCAGCTCACCGTGCCCATGCTTCAACGGCAGGTATTGCGAGTCATTTGCCGGCCGTGTCTGGCTTATTGCTTGAAAAAGAATTAGACGTTTTAGGTAAAGCATTATCAGAGCCAGATCGTCCGTTTACGGCAATTATCGGTGGGGCAAAAGTAAAAGACAAAATTGGTGTCATTGATCATTTATTAGACAAAGTGGATAATTTGATCATTGGCGGAGGATTATCGTATACGTTTATCAAAGCGCAAGGCTATGAAATCGGAGATTCTCTTGTTGAAGAAGATAAATTAGACTTAGCCAATTCGTTCATCGAAAAAGCAAAACAAAAAGGCGTTAAGTTTTATTTGCCGGTAGATGCAACAGTGGCAAATGAATTTTCAAAAGACGCTGAAACAAAAAGTGTGAAAATCACAGAAATCCCAGCAGACTGGATGGGCTTAGACATTGGTCCTGAAACAGTTGCATTGTATTCAGATGTTATTAAAAATTCAAAATTGATCATCTGGAACGGACCAATGGGTGTGTTTGAAATGCCGGCATTTGAAAATGGCACAAAATCAGTGGCAAAAGCAATGGCTGAAACTTCAGGCTACACCGTAATTGGTGGGGGAGATTCTGCAGCGGCTGTTGAAAAATTTGATGTAGCTGAGAAAATGGATCATATCTCTACAGGCGGTGGCGCTTCGCTAGAGTTTATGGAAGGCAAGGATTTACCTGGCGTTAGTGCGTTAACCGATAAATAA